GTCTGCAGCCAGCCCATGAGCAGGGGGATAGTGCCGCCTCCGCAGGCGTAGAGGGGCACCCCGATGGTGGCGGCCATGAGGAGCCCGAAACCCCGATTCCCCCTGCCGAACAGCGTTGCCATGGCGTCCGGAGGCACGTAGCGCTGAAACAGGGCGGACAGGGCCACGCCGATAACAAAATACAGGGCGGTGGCCTTGAAGTTCCGGCCTATGTTTTTCAGGAGCCGCAGCGCGATATTAGGATCCGTATCCCGGTTTACGGTTTTACCGAAGCTCGTAAATGTAAAAAAGTTCCGGTTCTTGTAAAAGATACGGATACAAAGCCCCGCAGCGGCGCCGCAGAGGAAGCACGAAACAAGGCGGATGATCATGGCGGTACTGCCCAAGGCGGCGCTGTAGAGGAGCAGTTGGGGGTTGAGGAGTATGGAGCTCATCATAAAAGCGGCCAGCCAGTCCTCTTCCATACCCTGCTCGGCGAAGGAGGCGGCGATGGGTATGGTACCGTACATACAGAGGGGCGAGGCGATACCCAGGAGGGACGCGGGGACGAGCCCCAGGACACCGAGCTTTCTGGTACGCATGGCGGCGAACAGCCCGTGGATCTTCTCCTTACCGAAAACGGAGATCAGGGAGCCCAGGACCATGCCTAAGACATAGTACCCCGCAATCTGGCCGAATTGTAAGAAAAAATAACTCCAAAAGTAGGTCCACTCCCTAAGGAGCAGCTCCCCTAGCCCACTATCACCGGTCACATCTTTTCCTTATGTCTCAACGATACTCTACGCCTTTATAGTACAGCCTGCACTATGATTTATTCAATCCAGCAGCAGCGTCCCTGCATGGACATCCAGCCATGGTGCCGGTCGTAATTAGCTTTACTGTTACATATCCACAGAATTTTCCGCGCCAATACCCGGGAAACCTTGGGGATGGCCGCAAAGCCGTCGGTAAAGACAATGAGACCGT
This genomic interval from Treponema primitia ZAS-1 contains the following:
- a CDS encoding permease, with amino-acid sequence MTGDSGLGELLLREWTYFWSYFFLQFGQIAGYYVLGMVLGSLISVFGKEKIHGLFAAMRTRKLGVLGLVPASLLGIASPLCMYGTIPIAASFAEQGMEEDWLAAFMMSSILLNPQLLLYSAALGSTAMIIRLVSCFLCGAAAGLCIRIFYKNRNFFTFTSFGKTVNRDTDPNIALRLLKNIGRNFKATALYFVIGVALSALFQRYVPPDAMATLFGRGNRGFGLLMAATIGVPLYACGGGTIPLLMGWLQTGMSMGSATAFMITGPATKITNLGAVKIILGMKNFILYLVFTILFALLSGFVVDYILN